One Desulfobacterales bacterium genomic window carries:
- a CDS encoding rhodanese-like domain-containing protein: MMSNSRMNWLPLLIVIVLAMGLGNAAIAAASAEAGSVQTEAWMFHDIVTVEFVQPYVKVPPPENALLIDSRPKRAKYDKGHIPMAINIPDSQFEKMTDKLPQDKDTLLIFYCEGMK; encoded by the coding sequence ATGATGAGTAACAGCAGAATGAACTGGCTTCCCCTGCTCATAGTGATCGTCTTGGCTATGGGACTTGGGAACGCCGCCATTGCCGCTGCTTCCGCGGAAGCCGGCAGTGTACAGACCGAAGCATGGATGTTCCATGACATTGTGACGGTTGAATTTGTGCAGCCGTATGTGAAAGTGCCCCCGCCTGAAAACGCCCTGCTCATTGATTCCAGGCCGAAACGGGCAAAATATGACAAGGGACACATCCCCATGGCAATCAATATTCCCGACAGTCAGTTTGAAAAAATGACCGACAAGCTGCCCCAGGATAAAGACACCCTTTTGATTTTCTATTGTGAAGGGATGAAGTGA
- a CDS encoding rhodanese-like domain-containing protein, which yields MQTLKGFFVLIILCGYVPGAGAAENSVWWERAEIVARQEGYHLVTLQQLQALYGTQQNFLIVDVRPDYEFKEGHLPRAIQIEFSPADRYNLKPDKRDRFESVLGSDKNRRIIIYCLNYN from the coding sequence TTGCAGACTCTGAAAGGCTTTTTTGTCCTGATCATCCTTTGCGGATATGTTCCCGGCGCCGGGGCCGCTGAAAATTCCGTATGGTGGGAAAGGGCCGAAATTGTCGCCCGGCAGGAAGGCTATCATCTCGTTACGCTACAACAGCTCCAGGCGCTCTATGGCACACAACAAAATTTCCTGATTGTCGATGTCCGGCCGGACTACGAATTTAAGGAAGGCCATCTACCCCGGGCCATCCAGATCGAATTCAGTCCCGCTGACCGGTACAATCTGAAACCCGACAAGCGAGACCGTTTTGAAAGCGTCCTCGGTTCGGATAAAAACCGCAGGATTATTATTTACTGCCTGAACTACAACTGA
- a CDS encoding ATP-binding cassette domain-containing protein, translating into MLFVENLIKGYVTQLLFEDASFTIAPKERIGLVGRNGHGKTTLLHLIVGEEQPDSGSITYPKNYRIGYVRQHIEFTEDTVLKEGIKGLPAVEQDQHWKVEKILTGLGFSDSDMQRHPAEFSGGFQVRLNLVKALVAEPDLLLLDEPTNYLDIASIRWIERFLMNWPHELILITHDRSFMDAVVTHIMGIHRQKIRKISGNTTKYYTQIAQDEEIYEKTRINEGRRRKEIEQFITRFRAKARLANLVQSRVKTLQKLEKKEKLKTIEALDFSFRNEPFSGKRVLAAQNVSFSYDGKTQMIKEFNLTIRPRERIFIVGRNGKGKTTLLKLLAEGLSPQSGNITLSPGVLKGLFEQTNINRLMDNCTVEEEIILSHPDVDRQQARNICGAMMFSGDDALKKIGVLSGGEKSRVLLAKLLVTPANLLLLDEPTHHLDMESCDALLAALVDFAGTVVMVTHNEMFLNALADRLIVFQNDGIEVFEGNYADFLESGGWQDEKAGNKPALAVDTTADASKLTKKEKRRLRSEIIAERSRAVKKLETRITTLENEIAAGEQQLNGLNAEILEASRLQDGPRIEMLSKSLHAANSAVDKLYAKLEKQSAIYEEQRAAFDERLEEIE; encoded by the coding sequence ATGCTCTTTGTTGAAAATCTAATAAAGGGGTATGTCACCCAGTTGCTGTTTGAGGATGCAAGTTTTACCATCGCACCCAAGGAACGCATCGGGCTTGTGGGCCGAAACGGGCACGGCAAAACGACGCTGCTGCATCTCATCGTCGGTGAAGAGCAGCCCGATAGCGGCAGCATCACCTATCCTAAAAATTATCGCATCGGCTATGTTCGTCAACATATCGAGTTTACGGAAGATACCGTCCTAAAGGAAGGGATAAAGGGGCTGCCGGCGGTGGAACAGGACCAGCACTGGAAAGTCGAAAAGATTCTGACGGGTCTCGGGTTTTCAGACAGCGATATGCAGCGGCACCCCGCTGAATTTTCTGGCGGATTTCAGGTGCGTCTGAACCTGGTGAAAGCCCTGGTGGCGGAACCGGATTTATTGCTGCTGGATGAGCCCACCAATTACCTTGATATTGCTTCGATCCGCTGGATCGAGCGCTTCCTGATGAACTGGCCCCATGAACTGATACTGATAACCCACGACCGGTCGTTTATGGATGCGGTCGTCACCCATATCATGGGAATCCACCGTCAAAAAATCCGCAAAATTTCCGGAAACACGACGAAATACTATACCCAAATCGCCCAGGACGAAGAGATTTATGAAAAGACCCGAATCAATGAGGGGCGCCGGCGAAAAGAGATCGAGCAGTTTATCACCCGTTTCAGGGCCAAAGCCAGGCTGGCGAACCTTGTACAGTCCAGGGTCAAAACACTCCAGAAGCTTGAAAAAAAAGAAAAACTGAAAACCATTGAGGCCCTCGACTTTTCTTTTCGAAATGAACCCTTCTCGGGCAAACGGGTGCTCGCTGCGCAAAACGTCTCTTTTTCCTATGACGGCAAAACGCAGATGATCAAAGAATTTAACTTAACCATCCGGCCGCGGGAGCGGATTTTTATTGTCGGAAGAAACGGAAAGGGCAAGACCACCTTGCTGAAGCTGCTGGCGGAAGGGCTCTCACCCCAAAGCGGCAATATTACCCTCAGCCCGGGGGTTCTAAAGGGCCTGTTTGAGCAAACCAATATCAACCGCTTGATGGATAACTGTACGGTTGAGGAAGAAATCATACTGTCGCATCCAGATGTGGACCGGCAACAGGCCCGGAATATCTGCGGCGCCATGATGTTCTCCGGTGACGATGCCTTGAAAAAAATCGGCGTTCTCTCCGGGGGCGAAAAAAGCAGGGTGCTGCTGGCAAAGCTTTTGGTCACGCCGGCAAATCTGCTCCTGCTGGATGAACCCACCCACCACCTCGATATGGAGTCGTGCGATGCCCTGCTGGCCGCGCTGGTGGATTTTGCAGGAACGGTTGTGATGGTCACCCATAATGAAATGTTTCTAAACGCCCTGGCGGATCGTCTGATCGTTTTCCAGAATGACGGCATCGAGGTGTTTGAAGGCAATTACGCAGACTTTCTGGAAAGCGGCGGCTGGCAGGACGAAAAGGCCGGAAACAAACCGGCCCTTGCAGTTGACACAACAGCAGACGCGTCCAAACTGACCAAAAAAGAAAAGCGACGGCTGCGCTCGGAAATCATTGCAGAACGATCCCGGGCGGTTAAAAAGCTTGAAACCCGGATCACGACGCTTGAGAATGAAATCGCTGCCGGCGAACAGCAGCTCAATGGCCTCAACGCCGAAATACTGGAAGCTTCCCGGTTGCAGGACGGCCCCCGGATCGAAATGCTTTCAAAGTCCCTGCATGCCGCTAACAGTGCTGTGGATAAACTCTACGCAAAACTCGAAAAACAGTCGGCGATCTATGAAGAACAGCGGGCCGCCTTTGATGAGCGCCTGGAAGAGATCGAATAA
- a CDS encoding molecular chaperone TorD family protein, whose translation MKTASALSRRHQEDLLSAIKTICRIFWGPDPDDCAAMKAGSFFLPFENLKPAMTGEFADPLQKIKAFPEDFGDADLLCRQLAETFVRLFINAKGGIQAPLYQSCYEYENAPLMGASAVKMKNRFESSGLTLAETITEPPDHLCIEMEYLYFLLDKSGSRPKGSVLYEAGSFAAGTMLPWVSVFAGRLQQETACRFYPLASRLLVLILDWVAGFGSGKLWERN comes from the coding sequence ATGAAAACAGCATCCGCATTATCCCGGCGTCATCAAGAGGACCTTCTGTCCGCCATCAAGACGATATGCCGAATATTCTGGGGGCCGGATCCCGACGATTGCGCGGCAATGAAAGCGGGCTCCTTTTTCCTTCCGTTTGAAAATCTTAAACCGGCTATGACCGGTGAGTTCGCCGATCCCCTGCAGAAGATAAAGGCCTTTCCAGAAGATTTCGGTGATGCCGATCTGCTTTGCCGCCAGCTGGCAGAAACGTTCGTCCGGCTCTTTATCAACGCCAAGGGAGGCATTCAGGCACCGCTTTATCAGTCCTGCTATGAATACGAAAACGCACCCCTGATGGGTGCTTCAGCCGTTAAAATGAAAAATAGGTTTGAATCCAGCGGTTTAACCCTTGCGGAAACAATAACCGAACCGCCGGACCATCTTTGCATTGAGATGGAATATCTTTATTTTCTGCTGGACAAAAGCGGGAGCCGCCCAAAGGGGTCCGTTTTATATGAAGCCGGATCTTTTGCCGCCGGGACGATGCTGCCGTGGGTTTCTGTATTTGCCGGGCGGCTGCAGCAGGAAACCGCCTGCCGTTTCTATCCGCTGGCATCCCGTCTGCTGGTCTTGATATTAGATTGGGTTGCCGGTTTTGGAAGCGGGAAGCTATGGGAGCGGAACTGA
- a CDS encoding formylmethanofuran dehydrogenase subunit E family protein codes for MDVDTPSFTICGRSPQEFLDAIENFHGWKAPGIVLGGFMVDWARELFGPDVEADAIVETTHCLPDAVQLFTPCTFGNGWLKVLDWDKFALSLYDRYSLSGYRVWLDLEKTRAVTDLYDWYMRRKPKKDLPLDVLLNAIFTARRSILSSRTIRMKQLYQRKKKGQIEICSGCGEAYPAAQGPRCTACQGEGYFE; via the coding sequence ATGGATGTTGATACACCTTCTTTTACTATCTGCGGCCGCTCACCGCAAGAATTTTTAGATGCCATCGAAAACTTCCACGGATGGAAAGCCCCCGGCATCGTCCTGGGCGGGTTTATGGTTGACTGGGCCCGGGAACTTTTCGGACCGGACGTTGAAGCCGACGCCATCGTGGAAACCACCCACTGCCTGCCGGATGCCGTCCAGCTGTTTACGCCGTGCACCTTCGGCAACGGCTGGCTGAAGGTTCTGGATTGGGACAAGTTTGCCTTAAGCCTGTACGACCGATACAGCCTGAGCGGGTACCGGGTCTGGCTGGATCTTGAGAAAACCCGCGCGGTAACCGACCTTTACGACTGGTATATGCGCCGGAAACCCAAAAAAGACCTGCCCCTGGATGTATTGCTCAACGCTATTTTCACGGCACGACGATCCATTTTATCATCACGGACTATCCGAATGAAACAACTTTACCAACGTAAGAAGAAGGGACAAATTGAGATCTGCTCCGGATGCGGGGAAGCATACCCCGCCGCCCAGGGCCCCCGATGCACGGCCTGTCAGGGTGAAGGATACTTTGAATAA
- a CDS encoding rhodanese-like domain-containing protein, whose amino-acid sequence MKKLIDTKADMVLVDSRPKRSMYDKGHIPTAISIPDSEFDKLKDQLPQDKEKQLIFYCEGFKCKLSHNSAAKAIGLGYKNVAVYAAGYPAWKTLDADSAEEAKKMAASIKPGKEEGSIDVAVFETIIEEKPESIILIDVRDPDEFKAGSFETAINVPTDKLEEKIKTLSEEKPVVFICSTGARSGEAYYMVKDLRPKFKDVYYLEAELTFNKDGSHKITKK is encoded by the coding sequence ATGAAAAAACTGATCGACACCAAGGCCGATATGGTCTTGGTGGACTCACGACCCAAACGTTCAATGTACGACAAGGGCCATATTCCCACTGCCATCAGCATCCCTGACAGCGAGTTCGACAAGTTAAAAGACCAGCTGCCTCAGGACAAGGAAAAACAGCTGATTTTTTACTGTGAAGGGTTTAAATGCAAATTGAGCCATAATTCCGCCGCCAAGGCCATTGGGCTCGGCTACAAGAACGTAGCCGTCTATGCGGCCGGTTACCCTGCCTGGAAAACGCTTGATGCCGATTCTGCTGAAGAAGCAAAAAAAATGGCCGCTTCGATCAAACCCGGCAAGGAGGAAGGGAGTATCGATGTGGCCGTGTTTGAAACTATCATCGAAGAAAAACCGGAAAGCATCATTCTGATCGATGTCCGCGACCCGGATGAGTTTAAAGCCGGCAGTTTCGAGACCGCCATTAACGTCCCCACCGACAAACTGGAAGAAAAGATCAAAACCCTGTCGGAAGAAAAGCCGGTCGTCTTCATCTGTTCAACCGGCGCCAGAAGCGGCGAGGCCTATTATATGGTCAAAGACCTGCGTCCGAAATTCAAGGATGTATATTATCTGGAAGCAGAGTTGACTTTCAACAAAGACGGCTCACATAAAATAACCAAAAAATAA
- a CDS encoding 4Fe-4S dicluster domain-containing protein: MSQDRSKRYAIVIDTFKCFDCKACMIACKVENNVPKGFWRNWVRHTGGIGGRRTQYQPGQCMQCDKPSCVSACPVNATYKQSNGIVAIDPTKCIGCGNCVTACPYGARYRNPASRFADKCDFCQHRLSRGEEPACVETCPTRARTFGDLNDPTSTISELVKHKKLVQVINPKIDTQPGILYFSGTLPLDWPVEPTLPGGIHMPEKFWKTSE, from the coding sequence ATGAGCCAGGACCGATCGAAACGATATGCCATTGTGATTGACACCTTTAAATGTTTTGACTGCAAGGCCTGCATGATTGCCTGCAAGGTTGAAAACAACGTTCCCAAAGGTTTCTGGCGAAACTGGGTCCGGCATACCGGCGGAATCGGCGGCCGCAGAACCCAGTACCAGCCCGGCCAGTGCATGCAGTGCGACAAACCGTCCTGTGTATCGGCCTGCCCGGTGAACGCCACTTACAAGCAGTCTAACGGCATCGTGGCCATCGATCCGACCAAATGCATCGGCTGCGGCAATTGCGTCACAGCCTGCCCCTACGGCGCCCGCTATCGCAACCCTGCCAGCCGCTTCGCCGATAAATGTGATTTTTGTCAGCACCGCTTAAGCCGTGGAGAAGAACCGGCCTGCGTCGAGACCTGTCCCACCCGGGCCCGCACTTTCGGAGATCTGAATGATCCCACAAGCACAATCAGCGAACTGGTCAAGCATAAAAAACTGGTACAGGTGATCAACCCCAAAATAGATACCCAACCGGGAATCTTATATTTTTCAGGGACGCTGCCCCTGGACTGGCCGGTGGAACCGACCCTGCCTGGCGGTATCCATATGCCGGAAAAATTCTGGAAAACGTCGGAATGA
- a CDS encoding carboxymuconolactone decarboxylase family protein yields MYLPKIYENFSTNFPEVFKDYKQLGISCRDAGPLDPKTQNLIKLGISIGANSRGAIMSHTRKALSSGATAEEIIHSVLLALTTTGFPNMIAAMGYVNEVLKEDP; encoded by the coding sequence ATGTATCTGCCGAAGATATATGAAAATTTTTCAACAAATTTTCCGGAAGTTTTCAAAGACTACAAGCAGCTGGGCATCTCCTGTCGGGATGCCGGCCCCCTGGACCCCAAAACGCAGAATCTTATCAAACTTGGGATTTCCATCGGCGCAAATTCCAGAGGCGCCATCATGTCTCACACCCGAAAAGCGCTGTCATCCGGGGCTACCGCTGAAGAAATTATCCACAGCGTTCTGCTGGCGCTGACCACCACCGGTTTTCCGAACATGATTGCCGCCATGGGATATGTGAATGAGGTTCTAAAAGAAGACCCCTGA
- a CDS encoding cold shock domain-containing protein yields the protein MATGVVKWFSNKKGFGFIEQEEGGDIFVHHSAINMTGFKTLAEGDRVTFDVEKGERGPSAKNVQKV from the coding sequence ATGGCGACTGGCGTGGTAAAGTGGTTCAGCAACAAAAAAGGTTTCGGGTTTATCGAGCAGGAAGAAGGCGGAGATATATTTGTTCACCATTCCGCCATAAACATGACCGGATTCAAAACACTAGCTGAAGGGGACCGGGTCACCTTTGACGTCGAAAAGGGTGAGCGGGGTCCGTCGGCAAAGAACGTACAAAAAGTTTAG